GATTCTTTTACTTCAGTCTTATCTGTGTCTTTGCCTCAACACAAGACAAGACGGAACACACAAAAAATATGCACAGAGGGAAATTGTCTGCGAAAGGACAggattaaagttaaaaaaaattgtacttgttttaaagttaaattaaaattacGTTTTATTACTTATGTTGTACATAGtataattaaaaagaaaaataaatgaatgaacaGAAATGGGGCTTATCCTTTCAAAAGTTGAGTTGATTTAGAATCAAAGCACGAAAGTCCAAATTTCAAATTAGGTTTATTTTTTGCAGGTCTTTACAAGTCAGGCAAAATAGGTGGACATGTGCAAACAAGATGTTTATCACCATAAGCATCATCAATACGTCCCACTGTGGGCCAAATTTTAGATTCAGGCTTGATGAACAGctaaaaggaaaaaattcaatttaattaagaATGACACACTAACTTATGGGTTTTTAGAATACTTACAGCTGGGAAAGCAGCCTGTTCCCGACTGTAGGGTCTATTCCATTTCTCCGATATCACCTGTGACTGTGTATGTGGCGACATTTTCAAAGGATTCACATTCTTGTCCATATTACCAGCTTCGATCTGGGCAATTTCCTCTCTTATCGATATTAAAGCATCACAGAAACGATCTAATTCCTCCTTATCCTCAGATTCTGTGGGCTCAATCATCAAAGTGCCTGCCACAGGCCAAGACATGGTGGGCGCATGGAAGCCATAGTCCATTAGACGCTTGGCAATGTCCACAGCTTCAATATTTGCAGATTTTTTCAAGTCACGTATGTCCAGAATAAATTCGTGGGCCACCAGACCATTTTTGGGATCCTTGTAGAGTGTTTTGTAATGCTGTTCCAAGCGTTTGGACATGTAGTTGGCATTCAAAATGGCAACTTGGGTGGCGCGCTTCAGACCGCGGCTGCCCATGAGTTTGATGTAGGACCAGGAAATGGGCAAGATGGCAGAACTGCCAAAGGGAGCTGCTGAAACAACACCAAAACTGTTGTCTTCACTGTCCAAGGGACTAATTACTGGATGGCCGGGAAGATAAGGGGCCAAGTGGGATTTGACACCTATGGGACCCATGCCAGGACCACCACCGCCATGGGGAATACAGAAGGTTTTGTGAAGATTCAAATGGGACACATCACTGCCGTAATCACCAGGACGACATAGGCCCACCTGGGCATTCATATTGGCACCATCCAGATAAACTTGACCACCAAACTTGTGGATAAGATCACAAATGTCGGCCACAGTCTGCTCAAATACACCCATGGTTGAGGGATAGGTGATCATAAGACACGATAGATTTTTGGCATGCTCCTCAGCTTTGTCCCTCAGATGAGCCATGTCTATGCTGCCATCGGAGAGAATTTTAATGGGTTCAACTTTCATGCCCGCCATTTGGGCAGATGCCGGATTTGTGCCATGAGCAGATATGGGAATGAGACAAATATGTCGATGGCCTTCGTTACGATGTTCATGATAAGAGCGAATGGCTCTAAGACCAGCATATTCACCCTGAGCTCCTGAATTGGGCTGGAATGAGATTTTGTCATAACCGGTAATCTCACACAGGTCATCTTCGAGTTCCTTAAACATTTGATGGTAACCTTGGGCTTGTTCTACGGGAGCAAAGGGATGAATCTCGGTGAAGTGGCGGAATGAACAAGGCATCATTTCAGTGGTGGCATTTAATTTCATGGTACAGGAGCCCAAAGGAATCATGGAATGCACCAAAGAGATGTCCTTATTTTCCAACTTCTTCATATAACGCACCATGCGCGATTCGCTGTGGTAGGAACTGAAGATGGGGTGGGTTAAATAGGCTGACGTGCGGTAGAAGGGAGACTTTTCAATGGAGTCATTGAGAATATCATTGGCAGCCAAAACTTGATCCAAAGTCTGGCACTTGAATATCCAAAACAAATCGTTGATGTCTTTGGGGCCCACTGTCTCATCCAAGGCCACTCCTAGCGTTTCATCGGCAAAGTAACGCAAATTGATTTGCTTCTCTTCAGCACGCGTTTTGAGTTCCTGCAAGGTCATGTTGGAGCCCAATTTAATGTGCAGCGTATCAAAGAAATGTTTATGCTGCACAGTGTGACCGGCTCCGCGTAGACCAGCTTGTAATGCCAACGCAAAGTGATGAATACGATTGGCAATGGCCTTGAGGCCCTCAGGTCCATGATAAATGGCGTACATGGCTGACATATTGGCCAAAAGCGCCTGGGCAGTGCATATATTACTGGTGGCCTTATCACGACGAATATGCTGTTCACGCGTTTGCAGAGCCAAGCGATAGGCATCATTGCCATCCATATCGCGTGTTACACCAATCATACGTCCAGGCATAAGACGCACCAGATTTTGTTTGCAAGCAAAGAAGCCAGCATGGGGACCGCCATAACCCAAGGGAACACCTAAGCGTTGTGAGGTGCCCACAGCAATATCGGCACCAAATTCGGCGGGAGGTCTTAGCATTGTCAAAGCCAAAAGATCAGTGGCCACCACCACCAAAGTCTGACGTGAGAAAGAGTAGGGGATAGCGATCATAATTCAAGTAAAATCAGGAAACAATACTTACGCCATTTTTCTTGGCTTTTTCGGCAatactttcaaaatccttaacATCACCAAAAGTATCGGGATATTGCAGGAGAATACCAGAAATATCGCGACTGGCCAAATCCGCATCCTCAATGGGGCCAATTTTAACTTGCAAATCCAAAGCCTCAGCTCGGGTCTGAACCACAGAAAGAGTTTGGGGATGGGTTTTGTTTGAGAGATATAACGTTTTGCGTTTATTGTGACTTtgaagagggagagagagagagaggaaatgTTATAGTAGAGgttaaaaatgattgaaaaacaTTAACACTTAAGGAAAAACCCCTAATTGTTATACCCTGCAACGTAGGATGGCAATATACCAattccgtcattccgtttgtaacacctcgaaatatgggtataaacattttacgccattttaagtcaatttatCCATATCCGTTgaactgtcgaaagcacgctaactttcatgTGAGTAAAACTAGTCgctcgaaatttcgcacaaatacttttcattgaaaGGTAGGTCCGTAGGGTTGGgccaatcggtccatggttagatatatctcccatagaaaccgatgtCCCAAAGTGTATCcaaaatggctgaaattttgcacgatgacttctcttatgaccttcaacatctgtgccaaatattatTACACTAACTCGAAGTATAGCTCGAAGTCCTTTTAAGATCCGTCCGTgggtctgtcgaaaacacgcggACTTTCGAAAGAGTGAGGTCACCCGAAATAtttcatattgatgtaggtcagttggaatagcaaatgggccaaatgggttAATGTGGTTGTCTTTGGCATCCCTATTGGTCCAAAATCTAATAGGACTACAATAAAAACTTATCTCCCAAAACTGACTTTTTGAGCTAATGGAAGGCCCAATTTCTTTTCCACATAAGTGAAATTGGCATGTAAttttctgtaatgactttcaacatacatgttaagTAAGGGCCGTGTTAATCGGTgatcatacatatatatatattccataCAAACTAATATCCCGATTAGATTTTTTGAGTACCCGGAAAtcgcaatatttatccgatttggctgaaatcagtCTTGATCACCTACGTGTAGTATGTTTTATACAAATGTTCATAAACTACAATGCAACTACCTTTGTTGGGATCATAAATCTATCCCCCTAGGCGACTCGCGGTGTGACACGCCCTCGAACTTATCATCAGCTTTCATTTTAAACTTACCGCGTACACAAGCACATAGCCTCAGCAGCCGCTGTGCCTTCATCCAAAAGCGAGGCATTAGCCACATCAAGACCGGTCATTTCCGATACCAGCGTTTGATAATTCAATAACGATTCCAAACGGCCCTGAGCAATTTCCGGCTGATATGGGGTATACTGTGTAGTCCAGCCGGGATTCTCAAAGATATTGCGGGCAATTGTGTGAGGCACGTGACAATTGTGATAGCCCATTCCAATGTAAGAGCGCCAAATTTGATTCTTCTTTGCAATATCACGTATGCGGACAATCAACTCATGTTCATCtaagatttaaattttaaaaaatggagataaaaaaataattttaaaaataactcTTGgtttgcaaaataaataaaaatctgaAGGCATGTTTTCCATCTTCTATATTACGCGGTGAGAACCATATTATCAGCATCTCTGAAATTCTATTGGCAATTGACAACATGGTGTTGGCTTGACGTAAACTTTTTGAACTCTTCGCTGGCTTATCTCTGCAATACTCGCCTTGTTATCACTGACGACAAGACCTGCTCGTATATGGGGGGTCTTAAATGGAGCCAACGCCACCAACATCACATACATCATGCCACTACCATCTCAATTGGCATATGAAGTAATTGTACTATCACCAGATTTGAATACTTACTAAGAGGTTTATCCAAACTCAGATCACGATTCAATTGTATTGCCTTGGGGACAGCCTTTTCGGTTAGTTCTGCCAGGGACTGAAACATTGCGCaattaatgtttgtttttagttttttttaaataaaattcatgGACTTGCCTTATAGCCTAGGGTATCCAACATGGAGACCACATCGGTTTTCCGGGGCCCTATATGGCGGCTGGGGAAATCTGATTTTGTGGGAAATAAAACGCCATCCACATTGGTGGTTGTGGCCAAGCATCGAAAGCCCAGATTTTTCCAGTTCCCATATTTAGTCAATGTGGGCACATTGCGCGTACACTGTATGGAGAGACGATACATTTTTCACACCTCACTTTTCTTTTTTGCTAAAAACCACCAATCACTTTTCCGTTTTGAAATACAAATGCGCACGCTTTATACTTAGGCCAGGTTTGGCGAACTGTTCCCCTTGAGAGTCTGATACTGACTGACTAAATTCATTTGTCTTGActaatgataatgatgatgggcCATAACGTTATTACTTGCCTTATCAATAACCTAAGTGCGTGTGTCATTTTCTTATCACCCATGCCTGTATAATCTCAACCAGACTCATTGAGTGTATGACGCTCTGAAAGTACGGCTTGGTTTTTTAGTATTACCTGGCTATTGAGCAAAATAAATTCTTGGAAAGTAGCCGGGAATACAAATTGCCTATGTACCTACTTCGCACATATGGCTCATAAATTGCCTAGTTGAAGGCAACAAATTTCGGGCAACAGGTACCTAATAACTTTTAATAGGAAATAAACTACTATATACATATTTAGATCATATGTTGATTTACATACCTACGTGATGTTATTGCATTGTTTTGACTTTTAGGGATTTAAACACTGTTACAACGCGACAACAACACTTTATACGACAGGGGAGAGAGTTTTCTGTAATAtacaagcaaaaaacaaaatattgttgaCAAGCTGGGCTCTAGCATACAATGAGGAAAACCCGTTATGATTTATAATACAAATCAGCTGTAACGACCAAGCACCTCAGCAGCATGCTGTCACAATTGAAATGTATAAAATCTACAATAGCATGCTGGAACAAAAAAACTGGCAACATTTTTACAATGAAATTATAAGCaactattttttatattatGGAACTTGGGCGAATTTCCTATAAAATGTTTGAAGTAAATTCGAAATATAtgcatataaatgggagctacacAAGGTAGTGCACTggttttactggtttttttatATTATGAAACTTGGACGAATTTCCTATAAAATGTTTGAAGTAAATTcgaaatatatacacatatatatgggagttacacaATGTAGTGCACTGGTTTGGACTATACCTGGTATGGATTTAGCATATATTGTTACGTCTACGAGGTCAATAAATGTGTTATTACATGCCATgtgctgtcactttctgtatccACAAGACTTTCCTTATGTAATCGACATCGGCATTTGTTCTCATATTTATTGTATTACCTGctcgcttcgctgcgccttcttttactttatatggaacaaaattattctttgaatatttattgtcgacaatttaagagcttttagtgaaataacatGCTACGAGaatagtatatgcatatcgcttgactaacggcataacaatataagtgcctttatctgaatccaaattgatctttattggactgGAATTTTactcggagggtttaatgtcatataagtttggatgttagatgtactccgttcttaaaagactttatttcagcccaatattctcatgatgtccgactCAGGGGTGTTTCCGAGGATGAGGTGGTCCcatagtgctcttctctcaaataaggAGAGTTGATTTATAGGCGTCCCTTAAACACTTGGCCCAaaaatggttatcaaattcgttttctaatctcaaatacatttcacttgagccacatattggcatggtggaTAAATTTTTACGCTTTGCGCGGGTTTTTTTGGGGCGgtgtcctaaatacatggtcccacatttggatatcagattcctattctactcccaaatacctttatatgagcctcatgttgcgatggtcagtaaataattgctgtttgtggggtattttgggcaaGGGCTACCCAcatagaaaattggtcccaaaagtgggtaccaattccgtgctctattctccaatacctttcattcgagacccacattgacatggtcggtaaatatggccgatttaggggtgttttaggcagtggggtggtcccccacacacttagccctgaaaatatatcagcatcgtgctctaatcTTATTTcaagtacctttcatatgaaccccatattgccattggcctcgaaattggatatcaaattcgttttctaatatcaagtatatttcatttaaacac
This Stomoxys calcitrans chromosome 2, idStoCalc2.1, whole genome shotgun sequence DNA region includes the following protein-coding sequences:
- the LOC106080380 gene encoding glycine dehydrogenase (decarboxylating), mitochondrial: MYRLSIQCTRNVPTLTKYGNWKNLGFRCLATTTNVDGVLFPTKSDFPSRHIGPRKTDVVSMLDTLGYKSLAELTEKAVPKAIQLNRDLSLDKPLNEHELIVRIRDIAKKNQIWRSYIGMGYHNCHVPHTIARNIFENPGWTTQYTPYQPEIAQGRLESLLNYQTLVSEMTGLDVANASLLDEGTAAAEAMCLCTRHNKRKTLYLSNKTHPQTLSVVQTRAEALDLQVKIGPIEDADLASRDISGILLQYPDTFGDVKDFESIAEKAKKNGTLVVVATDLLALTMLRPPAEFGADIAVGTSQRLGVPLGYGGPHAGFFACKQNLVRLMPGRMIGVTRDMDGNDAYRLALQTREQHIRRDKATSNICTAQALLANMSAMYAIYHGPEGLKAIANRIHHFALALQAGLRGAGHTVQHKHFFDTLHIKLGSNMTLQELKTRAEEKQINLRYFADETLGVALDETVGPKDINDLFWIFKCQTLDQVLAANDILNDSIEKSPFYRTSAYLTHPIFSSYHSESRMVRYMKKLENKDISLVHSMIPLGSCTMKLNATTEMMPCSFRHFTEIHPFAPVEQAQGYHQMFKELEDDLCEITGYDKISFQPNSGAQGEYAGLRAIRSYHEHRNEGHRHICLIPISAHGTNPASAQMAGMKVEPIKILSDGSIDMAHLRDKAEEHAKNLSCLMITYPSTMGVFEQTVADICDLIHKFGGQVYLDGANMNAQVGLCRPGDYGSDVSHLNLHKTFCIPHGGGGPGMGPIGVKSHLAPYLPGHPVISPLDSEDNSFGVVSAAPFGSSAILPISWSYIKLMGSRGLKRATQVAILNANYMSKRLEQHYKTLYKDPKNGLVAHEFILDIRDLKKSANIEAVDIAKRLMDYGFHAPTMSWPVAGTLMIEPTESEDKEELDRFCDALISIREEIAQIEAGNMDKNVNPLKMSPHTQSQVISEKWNRPYSREQAAFPALFIKPESKIWPTVGRIDDAYGDKHLVCTCPPILPDL